The window AGAGGCAGGATGAACTTGTATTCAAGGAATAACACAAAGGGCGATACGGTTAGAACTGAGGGTGGGGTCAGAGAAGAAGTTATGAGTGGAAGGATAAGCAAGGCCAGGTCATGCAGGTCACATACTGAAACATTAaacattgtgggttttttttaagtctttttcttgaggcacctgggtggctcagttggctgaggtccaactttggctcaggtcgtgatctcctggttcatgagtttgagctctgcatcaaacttcagatcctctgtcctcctctctctgcccttcccccacttgcactctccccaaaataaaataaatatttcaaaagaaataaatgaagtcattTTTCTTGAGGTACAATCAGTGATATGCTGGTAAATACTTAATGACCAACTCTCAGGGAGGAATGAGTCCTGATTTACAGTGCTAGcccatttctgtggtgtaaatacctTCTCTGCGGCTGATTTCAAGCTAGGTGACATCACTAAATGGAGAGGTGGgaagaaatgtacagaattgaTTCTTGTGAGATAGAGAAACAGCTCCTGGACGCCACTAGGTATAATTGACAGAAATATTAATTTGCCCTTTTGATGTGTACAGGGCTATAAATTTTGACAAATAAGAATttacatttgggggcacctgggtggctctgtcggttgagtatccgactgtggctcaggtcacgatctcgtggttcgtgagttccagccccggattggactctgtactgacagctcagagcctggagcctgttttggaagctgtgtctctgtctctttctgtcccacccctgctcatgctctgtctccttcaaaaataaataaacattaaaaaaaattttttttaaagaatttacatTTGGCAGCATCACTATAATGAGGGAGGATTTGATGATAGGTGGGAAGGGTGGTGTAAGTTCCTTCAGCATTTAGATAATTGTGCAAGATCTTTCTTTTCTAAGTGGAGTTTTCTCTGagattataatattttgtttcatataatCCGATGTAGGATCTTGTTAGGCATTTTGACTGTAGTGGCCTCTGGCTAAGATTCATTAGAAGAAGACAATAAAAGTAACTCAAGGATAATTCTAGTGCCCTTAAAGGATCCCAGCATCTTCTCTGCTTAACATTTTCAGATGAAGCCTGAAATCAAATTTTCATGGATGGATTACAACGTGGATAGCCCATCCATAGAAGACTGAGAGTCACCAAAGTATCTAGGGGTAATATTTGACCTGAGGAAATTATGTTTTCAGTTCAtctgatttatttccctttacTGGAAATGGATCCATTGGTCAAGAGAGTTATAAGCATCAAGCATACTTTGTAATACAAGTGAATGACTCCATTAATAAATAGAACTTGGATTCTAAACCAGGATGTTTGCTTTAACCTCCCTATATTTGGGATATTGtttaaatacatattcaaaaagaaaatgagatttgaaaaTTCATCATTATAAATGTCAAGTATTAAAAAATGAGTTAGCATTCATTGAGCACTCGCTCCATAAGTGCATGATCCTGTAGTTCAtttgtttaatctttacaataaccCCTTGAGAGAAGTagtgttattattttatagattaacCTGAAATGTATGCATCGTAGCtattatgaaagagaaaaagcttGTTATTGTATCACCAGTATGGCAGATTGGGGATTTAAGTGGAAGTATTTTTATTCCTCCTGAATTTGTCTTATTTGAATTATTGGGAAAGCCTCATGAAAATCTAGGGGGAaacctttcaattatttttaaaatttttcttttttttaataattaaaaaaatgtttatttagttttgagagagagagagagagacagagcgtgagctggagagggtcagagagagatggagacacagaatccgaagcagactccagggtctgagctgtcagcacagagcctgacgcggggcttgaacccgtgagccgcaagatcatgacctgagctgaagccagatacctgactgagccacccaggtgtccctaaaattttcatatattcaaagctgttaggggcgcctggatggctcagtcggttaagcgtccgacttcagctcaggtcatgatctcgtggtttgtgagttcgagccccatgttgggctctgtgctgacagctcagagcctagagcctgcttcggattctgtgtcttcctctctctgccccttccccgctcatgctctgtgtctctctgtctctcaaaaaaataaatcaaatgtaaaaacaaataataataaaaaaagctgTTAGATGTTCATACATGTGTACCACAGACATGAACGTTTTAAAGATAAGACAATACCACCCATGGTAACTTGCTAAAGGAAGAAGGTTTATTGAATACAAAGAACTGACATTTTCTGTAGGACAATCAAGTCATCATATTTGTATGTGACATTCTTCCAGATGAGTGGGGAGATAGCACTATTGATTGCCCAGACGGTGCTCATAtttcagtaacagaaagaaaacaggacagGCATTCTTCTTAGGCTTGCTCATTTTTCCAGACACAATGCTCTCTCTTCTTAGAGAGTATTTGCCAAATTCTCTCTCTTGTGTCTCGAATCAATTGCTTTGAGATTTCTCTTCCAGGGAGTGCAGCCTGGTGGTAAGTATTTTGCTTCGTTGGTCTACCTCCTCAAGAACTTTCTTAACCACTATGGCTTTGGCCagatctaaaaattaaaatttaaaaggagaTTTTTAGAGAGTTGATAAAAGATTAATAAGATCACGATAGCTAAAATGTggaggcagcccaagtgtccaccaatggatgaataaatagatacataaaatacggtatatccatacaatggaatgttattcagccttcaaaaggaaggaaattctgacacatgctacaacatagatgaatcttgaagatactatgctaagtgaaagaagtcaatcacaaaaagacaaatattgtatgatttcccTTGTATGAGGGACCTAGGGTAGTCAAATGTATAGAGAAGGAAAGTAGCAGgctggttgcctggggctgggaggagggggtaaTGGGAAGCTATTGTTCAATAGTTGTAGAACAGGATGAAAAGAGTTCTACAGATGGATGGTGTTGATGGTTGTACCACAACATAAATGTACTTAGTGCCACTGCACTGTATCCTTTAAATCATTAAGATGGTAATGTTtatgttctgtatattttaccacaatgaaaaaactgaaagaaaagatgaataagaaattaTATCAGTTAAAGGACTAATAGACTTTTGAATAGCATGGACTATGTAGGAAGCACAAATAGATAAACTTttggtgaatttttatttcttggctcGCTAAAAACATGGTGACATATTCCACTGTTTAAAATTAGCACATATCACTAAAGTTAGACACCCAGCACACCCTGATATCTACTATAAATCTTTATCATATCTGTTCTCATTAAGCCTAATACAAAAACAACCAAGCTGGACATTGCAAGTGAAATACGACAGCATAAAAACACAAttccattttggggtgcctggtggctcaatcggctgagcatctgactcttgattctggcttgggttgtggtctcacggttggtgagtttgagccctgcatggggctctgtgctggcagtgcaaagcctgcttgagattcttggtttccctgtctctctgtccctcccctcccaataaataaacaaactttaaaaaaaaacacacacacacacacacacacagaatttcattttaattacctCTGACTTGATTTCCCATGTTTCCAGATCCATAATCTTTAGACTTGTAACCTCCAGACTTGCAAGCCCTGTGAACACATATCGTTGGAAACATCACCAAAGAGTGATTCAGAGGGAACCCCTTTAATTCTAGATTCACTCTTGCATTTTCTTTAGCTATTTGGTGAGAACAGTTGCCGTGAGTTACACAGTTGGGACGACTCTGCCTTAGTATCTAGAGGTGATATTTTTGTCATACCTTTAATACAGGCTTGTCATCTTTTGGTTTTGTCAGATGTTGCTAATTTGTATGTTGGCAGGCCCGTATTCTGTTTAATCTTTAGCATTTGTGACAATAAATACAGTCATGTTAGTTTACATTCACTTTCCAGGGATCTAAGTTTCAAGTGGACTTCAGTACAGGACATCGTCCCTATAAATTTGTTTTACCCACCCATCATCTCCACCGATGAGGAGGCAGTAggtctcaatttccttttctagGTGGACCTTGATGTCGAGCAGCTGCTCGTACTCCAGTTTCTGGCCCTCCGTCTCGGTTCGGACCTGGTGCAGCTGTTCTTCCAGGGCCCCGATCTGAGCCTGGATCTGGGCGAGCTGCGTGCAGTAGTTCCCTTCGGTCTCGGTCAGGGAGCACTCCAGGGAGTGTTTCTATCAGGGAACAAGAAAGAACCTGAGGCAGATACAGATAGGCAGAAATTTGCTCTGATAgatgattttcttctcttgtgaACTTTGTCTACAATTGTGTTCAATTTCACATTGACACATGGTTAAGACTGTGAAATTCTTAAAAAGGAGCACATGTCTCTGGTTGAATAAACTGGAGACATGAATGTGGCTGTTTTGGCCGTTCTATGTAAAATCCTATTCTTTTCTTATGTTCTAAGTTAGTTACATAAATGTGTATGCGGATATGTTTCCACAAGGGTTAGGGGCCTTAAAACCAATAagtgcatattttaaaaacaaaaatttttttttaacatttatttatttttgaaagagagagagcatgagcaggggagtaggggcagggagagagggagacacagaatctgaaacaggctccaggctccgagctgtcagcacaagaaaCACGCCTGGAATCCAGGAGCAACAagcaaggagatcatgacctgagcctaagtcagaacTTAACTCAGCTTAAGGAACTGatccactcaggcgcccccaactgGCGCATATTTACAAGGATACCCCAGGAGACGGTGGGAATTCGTCCTTTGCCTACCGTGGCTAGGAGAGACTGAAGTTCAATTTCCAGTGTTTGGAGATTGCGTTTCATTTCAGTCAGTTCATTCCGGGCTGAGGTGGTGGCCCCGACGTCCTCGGAGATCTGCTGTTGCAGCGAAGCGCTCTGAAAAGGTATAAACGAGGGAGCAAATCTTAGTTTTGTGACTGTCACTAAGATGCGGAGGGATTGTTCTCTGGGCAAGACTCACCTTCTCGTTGAACCAGGCCTCCGCGTCCCTGCGGTTCTGCTCGGCCAGGTCTTCGTACTCGGCCCGCATGTTGTTCAGCAGGACCGTGAGGTCCACGCCGGGCGCCGCGTTCATCTCCACGTTCACGTTCCCGCCCGCCGCGCACTGCAGGGCCTGCATTTCCTGGAGGCCAAAAAGTGTGCTGCTCAGGTATGCAGGGATCTCACAGACAGTCCAGAGGCATAGCTTTGGAAGGATGCTTAGAGTACATTTGGCTGTacatccccaccccccgccccccgcccccagctaaGCAACGACCCTTCTCTACTTTTTATATTCCCGTCTCACGAAGCAGCCTGTTTCCTTatgggagaattttttaaattgttccaGAGCTCTTCCATATGGTGAACCAAAGTCCTGCTTTTATAACTCCGTTGGTTTTAGTTCTGTTGCACAGAAAGTCTTAATTCCTTAAgatctttaaaatgaattatcTGTCATCTCTTATTCTATTCATTTACAACTGAAATGTCTCCACATTGGTAGACTGGTCTTCCTTCCACTTAGAGAGCAGCTTCCATGTGTTCTTGACTCAGCTACATCCTGAACACAGCATGGACAGGGTTGAGGGGCTGAGTCTGAATAATTCTGAacaattgaaataattataagtatttatgtttatttatatttataaatgtttgtctatttataattaataggggtgcctgggtggctcagtcggttaagtatctgactttggctcaggtcatgatctcaggtctgtgagttcgggcccctcatcgggctctgtgctgacagcttggagcctagagcctgcttcggattctgtgtctccccctctctctctgcccttcctatacctgtgcacgctctctctctctctctctctctctctcttaaaaataaatgaacattaaaaaaaaagatgcatgtgGGTTTGTCTGTGAGTGAAGCATTAAAAAAGTCAATTGTATTTAATTTATCAAAAATGTATTCAGTAACAACCATGGGCTATACCCACAGTTGAACCCATATATCCATATaaatgttgttttttaagtagttATTTTTATAAGACAGCCTCATGACTAATCAAGTAGCATTTTTAGCTTGATCTCCTGTGTTAACTAGTAGGCTTGACTGTAGAAGCCTTTTGGctgtttaaaaatatcaaattcactttcaaagaataaagatttttttttccccagaaaacagTGGTTCTGAAAGCAATCCCAAAGCTGTGTCTTAGGAACAGTGGCTGTATGATCTGATTTCGAAGTAGCTTCCAACAATGACCACTTTGAGGTATACTcttcatttggaagaaaaatttttGATATAACAATTTATTTTCAGTCTCACTATTTTTATAGATACATCTATTAAGAACATacatcaaggggtgcctgggtggctcagtcagttaagcagccgacttcagctcaggtcatgatctcacagttagtgagttcgagccccgtgtcaggctctgtgctgacagctcagagcctggagcctgctttagattctgtgtcttcctctctctctgctccttccccacttgcactcgtgtctctctatctctctaaaaaataaataaacactaaaaaaaattttttttaaaagaatatacatcaatattaaatgtatatatttactgCGTGTATAAAGTAAATGCTTATGTGTTTTGAATCTTTCACTATTACATAGAAATTTAGATCTAGTTTTCTTAGGATATGCTTATAGTATATTTATGTAATTAGATGTAATCTCTTAACTGTATCATTTTAACTTAGCTATAATTACCTAGCCAAACACTACTCTTGTAACCCTGATTGATCTGGAAAACAggattcccccctccccacccctccatggGAAACTTgatgagagagcaagcaagggtgAATCTAGACAAATATGAGGCCATTCCTCAAGACAACTCAGGCCTCATGCTTGTCTGACAATGGGTCTTTAGTACCAATTTCTTATTTAAGAAGTCAAGCGCATTATTTTCTGTCAGATGGAAGGTATCTGCAGAGGGATAGCAAAATGTGTGCAGACAGCTCTTACCTCTTTATGGTTCTTTTTCAGGTAAGTCATCTCCTCACTGAGAGTTTCATACTGAATCTCCAGATCTGTTCTGCACAAGGTGATTTCATCCAGAACTCTGCGTAGCCCATTGACATCACTCTCTACACTCTGATGAAGAGCCAGCTCATTTTCATACCTTAGAGAATATTAATGATTTTCCAGGATGTCATATGGTGGGAGAAATAGTCACCAATCAGTGATCAAACACTAGAAGTCTGGACTTTTGAAGTGGGAGGTTTGGCCACAGAGACATTTTCaaagtatattgtatatataagagctattattttctttaatttgaggCATTTCTTTGGCAGAAAAGAAACTAGGGGATGGGATGCTGCTTTTATAGCAGTTCATACTTTATATTTCATAGCCAAATATAAAGAAGTAATaacattctgtttattttttatattctgcttAAATCCAAGTGTTCTACCAGTATTAGAATAAGAGTTGGTAATATTTAATGGAGggatcaaaaaataaattaaatttaatgttttgcATCAATCACCACGTATCCTTTTCACTCTCTGAGCCTACTTACTTGAGTCTGAAATCATCCGCTGTCAGCCTGGCATTATCAATCTGCAGAACAACATTAGCATTGCTGGTGGTGGAAGCAATGATCTGGAAAAGGGGGGTTTGACTTTTAAAAGGCAATTTATTACAGCCAATAAgatacaagtattttttttttagagtagggaatggaaataataaaaattaatatagttacTAGTCAGTGACATTTTTATCATGAGTTTCACCAACTGAATCTACTCAATGCTTATTTCCAATGCTAAATTGaaatttccttaagaaattaCACATAGGGACGATAAGTGTTTTCAGTATtcagtgaagaaaggaaaagaacgtTCAGAAATAAACATGATTGTGAAGTGTAATTTCTTACCTGATTTTTAAGATCGTCGACTATTGGGAAGTATCTACTATAGTCGTGATCAAGACCACGGCAGGAACCAGGCCCAAATTTCTCATACCAGCCCTTAATCTTCTGCTCCAGGTCGGCGTTGGCCTCCTCCAGGGCTCGCACATTCTCCAGGTAGGAGGCCAGCCGGTCGTTGAGGTTCTGCATGGTCACCTTCTCGTTGCCCGACAGGAGGCCGCCCTCATTCAGCGTAAAGCCAGCACAGAGATTGCTTCCCGCTGTGTTGCCTCCTGATGAACTGCCCCCAAAGGCACAGGAGAAACTGCTTCCAATTCCGGGCATGCTGCAAGCATTTCCAACTCCAAAGCCAGCTCCCCCGCCAGAGAGCCTGAGGGACCCTGCGGTAGGACGGGAGCAGGCCCTCCTGGACCCGCTGGAAAGTCGCAGAGACATG is drawn from Panthera uncia isolate 11264 chromosome E1, Puncia_PCG_1.0, whole genome shotgun sequence and contains these coding sequences:
- the KRT25 gene encoding keratin, type I cytoskeletal 25 → MSLRLSSGSRRACSRPTAGSLRLSGGGAGFGVGNACSMPGIGSSFSCAFGGSSSGGNTAGSNLCAGFTLNEGGLLSGNEKVTMQNLNDRLASYLENVRALEEANADLEQKIKGWYEKFGPGSCRGLDHDYSRYFPIVDDLKNQIIASTTSNANVVLQIDNARLTADDFRLKYENELALHQSVESDVNGLRRVLDEITLCRTDLEIQYETLSEEMTYLKKNHKEEMQALQCAAGGNVNVEMNAAPGVDLTVLLNNMRAEYEDLAEQNRRDAEAWFNEKSASLQQQISEDVGATTSARNELTEMKRNLQTLEIELQSLLATKHSLECSLTETEGNYCTQLAQIQAQIGALEEQLHQVRTETEGQKLEYEQLLDIKVHLEKEIETYCLLIGGDDGACKSGGYKSKDYGSGNMGNQVRDLAKAIVVKKVLEEVDQRSKILTTRLHSLEEKSQSN